Proteins found in one Anopheles aquasalis chromosome 3, idAnoAquaMG_Q_19, whole genome shotgun sequence genomic segment:
- the LOC126575245 gene encoding uncharacterized protein LOC126575245, giving the protein MSQKRNYINQLPDEVLCKVFDYLELESVKNASCTCRRWNEIIFSNPYVDRFILSVCIKDLNVYPEPVISPEEIQHAIVNTTLTYPEMLQKKRKQIRRNFSFGQTRDKREIVLKQLVKTITKTKRHYRNLSWDVDEFMYRNFRRVWQAIHPKFTKHLVLFQISFIDTSLLFVYETLAKAIPLMSKLKDLLLLEECEERYEQDHTLMFRSQTVETLSLDFGYTSSIEMPKLLYYEGALSTLHQPTKAAESHVFKRMKHLTVTQKGGTSTDPSVFLRMPNLETATWNFRLGHSVFIAMCEACTFLEELCFSKQLYIQHIDALQHLYKLEDLYRLEFYDIELDDDRDFMRFGLDFDFSKMINLTELDLGKMFVADSTLERLPNTITKLGLCVHSTNERRQIEIITRNLTQLTELRFGYKMERAAPSPEVLKSLSLLEHLEELEFCRCRFTKRTFFEMDAPLHRLDTLRFKECQLETKQLLGLQQKFPSLDEPEFEDCAINTNPAMFYDSLSDGSLSEMEAIDSSSPYRGYESDSSDF; this is encoded by the exons ATGTCACAGAAACGCAATTACATCAATCAACTACCAGATGAG GTGCTGTGCAAGGTGTTTGATTACCTGGAACTGGAGAGTGTGAAAAATGCGTCGTGCACATGCCGACGATGGAACGAAATCATCTTCTCAAACCCATACGTGGACAGGTTTATCCTCAGTGTATGCATAAAGGATTTAA ATGTATATCCTGAACCAGTAATAAGTCCCGAAGAGATTCAGCATGCAATTGTCAACACTACACTGACTTATCCCGAGATGCTCCAAAAAAAGCGCAAACAGATTAGGCGTAATTTCTCGTTTGGTCAGACGCGAGATAAGCGCGAAATTGTTCTAAAACAGCTGGTGAAGACAATTACCAAAACGAAGCGCCACTATCGCAACTTGTCCTGGGATGTAGATGAGTTCATGTATCGCAATTTTCGTCGCGTATGGCAGGCTATTCACCCGAAATTCACAAAGCATCTGGTATTATTCCAGATCTCCTTTATAGATacttcgttgttgtttgtgtacGAAACGCTTGCTAAGGCTATACCACTGATGTCCAAGCTTAAGGATCTACTGCTACTGGAAGAATGCGAAGAAAGATATGAACAGGATCATACCCTCATGTTTCGAAGCCAAACGGTCGAGACTCTGTCGCTGGACTTCGGCTATACATCATCTATTGAGATGCCAAAGTTGCTATATTATGAGGGTGCGCTTAGCACCCTTCATCAACCAACGAAGGCCGCTGAGTCGCATGTGTTTAAGCGGATGAAGCATCTCACAGTAACGCAGAAAGGCGGAACATCAACTGATCCATCGGTCTTTCTTCGAATGCCGAATCTAGAGACAGCTACCTGGAACTTTCGTTTGGGGCACTCAGTTTTCATTGCAATGTGTGAAGCATGCACTTTTCTGGAAGAATTGTGTTTCAGTAAACAGCTGTATATCCAGCACATTGATGCTTTGCAGCACTTGTATAAGCTTGAAGATCTTTATCGATTGGAATTCTACGACATAGagcttgatgatgatcgcgactTCATGCGTTTCGGCTTGGACTTTGATTTCTCGAAAATGATTAACCTTACTGAACTGGATCTGGGAAAAATGTTTGTAGCGGATAGTACTCTGGAGCGCCTCCCTAATACAATCACAAAGCTTGGGTTATGTGTGCATAGTACCAATGAACGAAGGCAGATAGAAATCATCACACGCAACTTAACGCAGCTGACGGAACTGCGTTTCGGGTATAAGATGGAACGAgctgcaccatcaccggaaGTCCTAAAATCGTTGTCCCTACTGGAGCATCTAGAAGAGCTAGAGTTTTGCCGTTGCCGATTCACTAAACGCACGTTTTTTGAAATGGATGCCCCATTACATCGCCTGGACACTCTACGTTTCAAGGAGTGCCAACTGGAGACGAAGCAGCTTCTCGGACTCCAACAAAAGTTCCCTAGCCTGGACGAACCGGAATTTGAAGATTGCGCCATTAACACAAATCCTGCAATGTTTTACGACTCGTTGTCCGACGGGTCTCTTTCAGAAATGGAAGCAATTGACTCCAGTTCGCCATATCGTGGCTACGAATCAGATTCATCAGACTTTTAA
- the LOC126575247 gene encoding uncharacterized protein LOC126575247, producing MSRTGWKTHRYDELPFEILCLIFDRLDLLSLKCASLTCRRWCEIIFSGGYIKRFTLYVSLVRWPVHVKDGHTSPFRRHGEDAGDSKRLILLKAVKRSNRVYRNLTLELEDRSDCNRSATGTLCALLEPHRLEQLVSLRITLKQEAIQLLEMVVKTIPAMSQLRDLRLNGCFSSSTLLRLYSDTVRYLELDTIVPQQLEMPRLHCLNMQINRSAPYYAPARNEDLLYLLMLDSVKELKLTIRSGPIRETHRPIYTQRFYRRLASLETLTLTENSTPENTFVAICDTCTSLTVLSISSLQIIGSRVLQQLSRLSNLRELRLETIVTPYPVSFASFNLPNLESLTVGCTLLMPDTVVMLPPSLRKLVLYCGTDKVREEFSLVVPKLLPHVSEYDFRLSSFY from the exons ATGAGCAGGACAGGCTGGAAAACCCATCGCTACGATGAACTTCCCTTCGAG ATCCTGTGCCTTATATTCGATCGCCTGGATCTGCTCAGTTTAAAGTGTGCATCCCTTACctgccgccggtggtgcgaGATCATCTTCTCCGGAGGCTACATAAAACGCTTCACACTCTACGTTTCGCTCGTACGATGGCCGGTGCACGTGAAAGACGGCCACACATCGCCCTTCCGGAGGCACGGAGAAGACGCCGGCGATTCAAAACGACTCATCCTGTTAAAAGCTGTGAAACGATCCAACCGAGTTTATCGAAATCTTACACTAGAGCTGGAAGATCGTAGCGATTGCAACAGATCGGCCACGGGAACGCTGTGCGCATTGCTGGAACCACACCGCCTAGAACAGCTGGTGTCGCTGCGAATCACCTTGAAACAGGAAGCGATCCAGCTGCTGGAGATGGTAGTCAAAACGATACCTGCGATGTCACAGCTTCGTGATCTTCGTCTTAACGGATGCTTTAGCAGTAGCACGCTCCTCCGATTGTACAGTGACACCGTACGGTACCTCGAACTGGACACGATCGTTCCGCAGCAACTCGAAATGCCACGGCTACACTGTCTCAATATGCAGATCAATCGATCCGCGCCGTACTATGCTCCGGCTCGGAATGAAGACCTACTCTACCTCCTCATGCTGGACAGTGTGAAAGAGTTGAAGCTGACGATACGATCCGGGCCGATACGTGAAACGCACCGGCCCATTTACACGCAGCGCTTCTATCGACGGCTGGCAAGCCTTGAAACGTTAACACTTACCGAGAACAGTACGCCAGAGAACACGTTCGTCGCCATCTGTGATACATGCACTTCTCTAACGGTGCTTTCCATCTCCTCGTTGCAAATTATCGGTTCCCGGGTGCTGCAACAGCTTTCCCGACTCAGCAACCTACGGGAGCTTCGGTTGGAAACCATAGTTACGCCCTATCCCGTATCGTTTGCCTCGTTCAATCTCCCAAACCTCGAGTCCCTCACGGTGGGATGTACGCTGTTAATGCCCGATACGGTTGTTATGCTGCCACCATCGCTTCGAAAGCTTGTGCTCTACTGCGGAACCGACAAAGTGCGGGAAGAGTTTTCACTCGTCGTACCGAAATTGCTGCCACACGTGAGTGAGTATGATTTTCGGTTGTCTAGTTTTTATTAG
- the LOC126575248 gene encoding syntaxin-12-like — protein sequence MKRSSSKPFPRMLSEGGRFGLPRGIGQQTYGAMGSTVGPSTDSSFAGPRETEFKSLSATIAANTLQVRQSWEYLKKMAPMIGSPKDTRSLRYKIHDNRTESNQRILTTAQDLELLKTLVPGGDKEKRLQAELLQSKFTEVKQAYTTSQQYIADKMKQVLPVNEIIENQVSDDGGDDSDDSRPELLQKQIPIRPAVYLENQRLLDREQEILGIETAVVDVNHIMRDLSNLLNQQAEGIDSIENSIAVAAENVEKGTDELDKAATIQKKIRSKVFILLIIAVILAFIISATIIW from the exons ATGAAGAGAAGTAGTTCTAAACCCTTCCCTAGAATGTTGAGCGAAGGCGGTAGGTTTGGCCTACCACGTGGTATCGGACAGCAGACTTACGGAGCGATGGGAAGTACGGTAGGCCCCTCAACAGATAGCTCATTCGCCGGCCCCAGGGAAACTGAGTTCAAGTCGCTAAGTGCTACAATTGCCGCCAACACGTTGCAAGTGAGACAAAGTTGGGAATACCTGAAGAAGATGGCACCAATGATTGGCTCACCGAAGGACACTCGGTCGCTGCGTTACAAAAT TCACGATAATCGAACGGAATCAAATCAACGGATCCTTACGACCGCACAAGATCTGGAGCTTCTAAAAACGTTGGTTCCAGGAGGGGACAAAGAGAAGCGACTACAGGCGGAGTTACTTCAATCCAAGTTTACGGAAGTGAAGCAAGCGTATACCACGAGCCAGCAGTACATCGCAGATAAGATGAAGCAGGTGCTACCAGTAAATGAGATTATCGAAAATCAAGTGAGTGACGATGGTGGAGATGACTCGGACGACAGCAGACCTGAGCTTCTCCAGAAGCAGATACCGATCAGACCAGCAGTGTATTTGGAAAACCAGCGGTTACTCGATCGCGAACAGGAAATACTTGGCATCGAGACAGCCGTGGTGGATGTGAACCACATAATGCGCGACCTGAGCAACCTTTTGAACCAGCAGGCTGAAGGCATCG ATTCTATTGAAAACTCCATCGCCGTCGCAGCCGAAAACGTGGAGAAAGGCACAGATGAATTAGATAAAGCAGCTACCATTCAGAAAAAAATTAGGAGCAAAGTTTTTATACTCCTGATCATTGCTGTGATACTAGCCTTTATCATTTCTGCTACTATCATCTGGTAG